Proteins from one Camelina sativa cultivar DH55 chromosome 8, Cs, whole genome shotgun sequence genomic window:
- the LOC104709943 gene encoding uncharacterized protein LOC104709943, translating into MDIFFKVYLIALLNFSNHERIRLRGSETAEPIIRDVGRIIVSGYDTSYSLPLEVAKSALEKYFSSCGEITDVSFDDCSAYVYFVGEGAVDKALQLNDSELDGWKLTVQPFPFPNAKDKIIVSVEGFDTCLSQIDLESALTPLFSPYGMIEILLINEGSALAAIYGKNIADKASELNGFYMGERKLAVRWLSVPRIHSVHSLPFRKGPTIALLDSDSSTSDAKVSSGRTEIGPHFGVLAKALRLSGGGHVHVNLKEIM; encoded by the exons ATGG ATATCTTTTTCAAGGTTTATCTTATCGCCCTTCTCAACTTCTCCAACCATGAACGAATACGCCTTCGAG GATCGGAAACTGCAGAGCCTATAATCAg GGACGTTGGTAGGATTATTGTTTCGGGATATGACACTAGCTATAGCCTTCCTCTTGAAGTTGCCAAGAGTGCGTTGGAAAAGTATTTCTCTTCATGTGGAGAGATCACGGATGTGTCCTTTGACGACTG TTCTGCTTATGTATATTTTGTGGGAGAAGGCGCAGTCGATAAGGCCTTGCAACTTAATGATAGTGAATTGGATGGATGGAAGCTCACTGTTCAGCCTTTTCCGTTTCCCAATGCAAAAGA TAAGATTATCGTAAGTGTTGAAGGATTTGACACTTGCCTTAGTCAAATTGATCTCGAGAGCGCTTTAACTCCTCTGTTCTCTCCATATGGAATGATCGAAATCCTCTTGATTAACGaggg CTCTGCTTTAGCTGCTATTTACGGAAAAAACATTGCAGATAAGGCGTCTGAACTAAATGGGTTCTACATGGGAGAACGCAAATTAGCTGTTCGTTGGCTTTCTGTACCGAGAATACATTCTGTTCACTCACTCCCCTTCCGCAAGGGGCCAACTATTGCTCTCCTAG attcCGATAGCTCTACCAGTGATGCAAAGGTTTCCTCGGGCCGGACGGAGATTGGCCCGCACTTCGGTGTACTAGCTAAAGCTTTACGTCTATCTGGTGGAGGTCATGTTCACGTAAACTTGAAGGAGATAATGTAG